Proteins encoded within one genomic window of Panicum virgatum strain AP13 chromosome 1N, P.virgatum_v5, whole genome shotgun sequence:
- the LOC120655839 gene encoding uncharacterized protein LOC120655839, whose amino-acid sequence MSLEECITHTKSSWLFRNRSCTMDGDMKHLRVKFSGVRQEDHGGGHTIPVPSQQSTSFGRGLLSDAEEYDAAYAATVAAVAYAIAAREEERLASQEKPIAEKFGTEGKTMADKVASGKKPASLGGESRITPQSKSPHKRGESFKRPIEGSRSTKWFSGKEPIDDAYDDEQGANVSVRRPLRPAQKKPEGVVSSDEKVADKVLNDSAPSKKKEASFARKGPEKKGSRKFERDEGNQMLPPTAATTAKPMSSYSGRESRVATPGMAFSSEAEVMADAWEKEKLAKIKKQYNETMDTIIEWEAEKKAKARRQKELKDESDSERKRAKALEEYNEEMSRINKVVTASKLTAEEKRRNAEIKVRDKAQTIRSTGKLPRTCGCF is encoded by the exons ATGAGTCTGGAGGAGTGCATTACACATACGAAGAGCTCTTGGTTGTTCAGAAATCGATCTTGCACCATGGATGGCGACATGAAACATCTGCG GGTTAAGTTTTCTGGGGTGAGGCAGGAAGATCATGGTGGTGGCCACACTATACCAGTTCCATCTCAGCAAAGCACAAGTTTTGGTAGAG GACTATTGAGTGATGCGGAGGAATACGATGCAGCGTATGCAGCCACGGTGGCAGCAGTGGCTTATGCTATTGCTGCACGAGAGGAGGAGAGGCTAGCGTCTCAAGAGAAGCCTATTGCAGAGAAGTTTGGAACCGAAGGGAAGACCATGGCGGATAAGGTAGCCTCTGGAAAGAAGCCTGCTTCACTTGGTGGTGAGTCTCGGATCACCCCGCAGTCCAAGTCACCACACAAGAGAGGTGAAAGCTTTAAAAGGCCTATTGAAGGCAGCCGATCTACCAAATGGTTTAGCGGGAAAGAGCCCATAGACGACGCCTACGATGACGAACAAGGAG CTAATGTGTCGGTGCGGAGGCCGTTAAGACCGGCACAAAAGAAGCCAGAAGGTGTAGTCTCATCTGACGAAAAGGTAGCGGATAAGGTGTTGAATGATTCTGCCCCAAGCAAAAAGAAGGAAGCGAGTTTCGCCCGAAAAGGaccagaaaagaaaggaagcaGGAAATTTGAGCGAGATGAAGGGAATCAGATGCTGCCACCAACGGCAGCCACTACGGCCAAGCCAATGAGCTCATATTCCGGTAGAGAGAGTAGAGTTGCCACCCCTGGAATGGCCTTTTCCAGTGAGGCCGAAGTGATGGCAGACGcttgggagaaggagaagttggCCAAAATCAAGAAGCA GTACAACGAGACCATGGACACTATTATCGAATGGGAGGCAGAGAAGAAGGCCAAGGCCAGGCGGCAAAAGGAACTGAAAGATGAG AGCGACTCGGAAAGGAAGCGCGCTAAGGCCCTGGAGGAGTACAACGAGGAGATGTCGAGGATCAACAAGGTGGTTACAGCGTCGAAGTTGACGgcggaggagaagaggaggaacgCGGAGATAAAGGTCAGGGACAAGGCACAAACGATACGGTCCACAGGGAAGCTTCCCAGGACATGTGGATGTTTCTGA
- the LOC120653528 gene encoding uncharacterized protein LOC120653528 has translation MFLLGKIDPPKAKGDLALKAKGENKSNKKSKGKAPMSSSSESSDDSSHEDGDEDTKLALLMRKTTKLMSKLNKKGYNFDPKKNKIQQEAKDEDNQSRHKKDHDYKKDHDKKKYKKKRSFKKKEKIKAFLGEWITDGETSSDDDDDDDDSKTSLWGSSSMMMNHRYLHHPCASWLEMAGDRKGKAKVDELPKKKKRTREEQDWEHTQGAADAADRPRRLFQIRESRAATEGESEPDAQPVPGTPTLCRSARTRGTAQTPPARGGPRVRGGRPPKPGGHTQPQTNTAGQTDDQLESDPEDQSGDRSVFLIDVREFTVTRVRRMRYVDEQTWFPEQRDRDADSCFHTLLQESLYFWYVQLGIMMSEQKMLR, from the exons atgtttCTCTTGGGCAAAATTGATCCTCCTAAAGCCAAAGGTGATCTTGCTCTCAAAGCTAAAGGCGAAAACAAGTCAAACAAAAAGAGCAAGGGCAAGGCACCTATGTCAAGTTCAAGTGAATCTAGTGATGACTCAAGTCATGAGGATGGTGATGAAGACACCAAGCTTGCTCTCCTCATGAGGAAGACCACAAAGCTCATGTCAAAGTTGAACAAGAAGGggtacaactttgaccccaagaaaaacaa AATCCAACAAGAAGCAAAAGATGAGGACAATCAATCAAGGCACAAGAAAGATCATGATTACAAGAAAGACCATGACAAGAAAAagtacaagaagaagaggtctttcaagaagaaagagaagatcaAGGCTTTCCTTGGGGAGTGGATCACCGACGGTGAGACCTCaagcgacgacgatgatgatgatgatgactccAAAACGTCGTTGTGGGGATCGTCATCCATGATGATGAACCACCgctacctccaccacccatgtgcctcatggctagAG ATGGCAGGTGACAGAAAGGGCAAGGCCAAGGTTGACGAGTTGcctaagaagaagaagcggacTCGTGAGGAGCAAGATTGGGAGCATACACAGGGAGCCGCAGATGCTGCAGACCGCCCTCGGAGGCTCTTCCAGATCCGAGAGTCCCGGGCAGCTACTGAGGGGGAGTCTGAGCCAGATGCTCAGCCAGTTCCGGGCACTCCGACTTTATGTCGTTCTGCACGTACCAGAGGCACAGCTCAGACCCCACCTGCTCGTGGTGGTCCTCGCGTCCGTGGTGGACGCCCTCCGAAGCCTGGAGGCCACACTCAGCCTCAAACAAACACAGCCGGTCAGACAGATGATCAGCTAGAGAGTGATCCAGAGGATCAGTCAGGGGACAGGTCCGTGTTTCTGATCGACGTTCGTGAGTTCACAGTGACCAGAGTGAGGAGGATGAGATACGTGGACGAGCAGActtggtttcccgagcagagggacAGGGACGCAGACTCGTGCTTTCACACACTCCTCCAGGAGTCCTTGTACTTCTGGTATGTCCAGCTTGGGATCATGATGAGTGAGCAAAAGATGCTTCGCTAG